In Acidimicrobiales bacterium, one DNA window encodes the following:
- a CDS encoding fumarylacetoacetate hydrolase family protein, with the protein MKLVTFADYRIGVHRDDGIHDVSSAVPGWQPGDLLAMNRLIAGWAELRGAVEQAAGSAPALPRESVRLQAPNPAPMHLFAAPSNYRAHQQEMDAAGFRIRDDSGPRDSADTLGFFLKATGSVSGPEDAIELPLKDLPERRFDHEGEIAVVVGAPAEGISPEEAERYIFGYTIVVDVTLRTTPEHREERVQRKSFASFSPMGPCIVTADELPDWRGLNVKLWVNGEQRQDAHATDLIVDIPNLLSRASHVLPLRAGDVYTTGSPAGVGAIAPGDTVEVQAEGIGSMSLPVTIRAW; encoded by the coding sequence ATGAAGCTGGTCACCTTCGCGGACTATCGCATCGGCGTGCACCGAGACGACGGCATCCATGACGTCTCGTCGGCGGTGCCGGGTTGGCAACCGGGAGACCTCCTCGCGATGAACCGCCTCATCGCGGGCTGGGCGGAGCTCCGAGGGGCCGTCGAACAGGCTGCGGGCTCGGCGCCGGCGCTTCCCCGTGAGAGCGTGCGGCTACAGGCTCCGAACCCGGCCCCGATGCATCTCTTCGCGGCGCCCTCGAACTACCGCGCGCACCAACAGGAGATGGACGCCGCGGGGTTCAGGATCCGCGACGACTCCGGCCCACGCGACTCGGCGGACACGCTCGGCTTCTTCTTGAAGGCGACGGGTTCGGTCTCGGGGCCCGAGGACGCGATCGAGCTCCCGCTGAAGGACCTTCCCGAGCGTCGCTTCGACCACGAGGGGGAGATCGCGGTGGTCGTCGGCGCGCCGGCCGAGGGGATCTCGCCGGAGGAGGCCGAGCGCTACATCTTCGGCTACACGATCGTCGTCGACGTGACCCTGCGCACGACACCCGAGCATCGCGAGGAGCGCGTGCAGCGCAAGTCCTTCGCGAGCTTCAGTCCGATGGGGCCGTGCATCGTGACGGCCGATGAGCTCCCGGACTGGCGCGGGTTGAACGTGAAGCTGTGGGTGAATGGCGAACAGCGCCAGGACGCGCATGCGACCGACCTGATCGTCGACATCCCCAACTTGCTCTCGCGGGCGTCCCACGTGCTTCCACTGCGCGCCGGTGACGTCTACACCACGGGCAGCCCGGCGGGCGTCGGGGCGATCGCTCCCGGTGACACCGTCGAGGTGCAAGCCGAGGGGATCGGGTCGATGTCGCTTCCGGTGACGATCCGCGCCTGGTAG
- a CDS encoding cupin domain-containing protein, with product MVAGQKLSDRSPLDTEVPGDESDFLARIQAQSLRPLWARPEQPTAPLALVRPWVWHYAPARALLLEAAERLDLGGKGGVDRRVLTMANPSLPDLPTTRTLSGALQLVHPGETAPSHRHSLAALRFIIEGEGGRTVVDGEPVPMEPGDVVLTPGWSWHGHVHEGPETMVWLDVLDGPLVRAIDVAFHEEYSSPKSLQPVVEPSAVALATASTTDLLPTSSYGETAGRPPLRRFGIDATLAVFETLKKRERGDGTYSLRFTDPRSGGSVMPTIGAGMQLIEGGAQSPLRRDTANRIYHVARGTGFSIIDGERFDWGPHDTFCVPTWCAATHGAQGGEALLFVADDEPAQRALSLYRDEAEPPGRSES from the coding sequence ATGGTGGCAGGGCAGAAGCTTTCCGATCGTTCCCCGCTCGACACCGAAGTGCCCGGCGACGAGTCTGACTTCCTGGCCCGCATCCAAGCGCAGTCGCTGCGGCCGTTGTGGGCCCGCCCTGAGCAGCCGACTGCGCCGCTCGCGCTCGTCCGGCCGTGGGTGTGGCACTACGCCCCGGCGCGGGCGCTGCTGCTCGAGGCGGCAGAGCGGCTCGACCTCGGCGGCAAGGGTGGAGTGGACCGTCGGGTCCTCACGATGGCCAACCCCTCGCTCCCGGATCTCCCGACGACGCGCACGCTGTCCGGCGCGCTCCAGCTCGTCCATCCCGGCGAGACGGCCCCGAGCCATCGTCACAGCCTCGCCGCGCTGCGGTTCATCATCGAGGGAGAGGGCGGGCGCACCGTCGTCGACGGCGAACCGGTGCCGATGGAGCCCGGCGACGTCGTCCTCACTCCGGGGTGGTCCTGGCACGGGCACGTCCACGAGGGTCCCGAGACGATGGTCTGGCTCGATGTCCTCGACGGGCCGCTCGTCCGGGCGATCGACGTCGCCTTCCACGAGGAGTACTCGAGCCCGAAGAGCCTGCAACCGGTGGTGGAGCCCAGTGCCGTGGCCCTGGCGACCGCCTCGACGACCGACCTGCTCCCGACCTCCTCCTACGGCGAGACCGCTGGGCGCCCACCGCTCAGGCGCTTCGGGATCGATGCGACGCTCGCCGTCTTTGAAACGCTGAAGAAGCGCGAGCGGGGCGATGGGACCTACAGCCTCCGCTTCACGGACCCGCGGAGCGGCGGTTCGGTAATGCCGACGATCGGCGCGGGCATGCAGCTGATCGAAGGTGGCGCACAGAGCCCTCTGCGACGCGACACCGCCAATCGCATCTACCACGTCGCCCGCGGCACGGGATTCAGCATCATCGATGGCGAGCGCTTCGACTGGGGGCCGCACGACACGTTCTGCGTGCCGACGTGGTGCGCGGCGACCCATGGCGCACAGGGGGGTGAAGCGCTGCTGTTCGTCGCGGACGACGAGCCGGCACAGCGCGCGCTCTCGCTCTACCGCGACGAGGCCGAGCCCCCCGGGCGGTCGGAGTCGTGA
- a CDS encoding MFS transporter — MGVFVDIEPLRRYPAFRRLWGGAFISSIGSQLSVVAIAYEVYHLTGSNLDVGLVSLAQLIPSIVGSFVGGPIADAMDRHRLLLICGTLLAVLSVGQALDVARAHPSVPLLYLLAGTAALVQAVNAPAQTAMMISIVEREHFAKANALRQLSNQVSSVVGPTIAGLLISASGAKLAFSANALSFLVSIVAVYSVGARPPLGGTTRFGWRSIVEGFAFVKARPAIAGSFLADFNAMVLGMPTALFPAIALHQFHGGARTVGLLFAAPGVGAILGGALSGWTSIVRRAGLSISLLSAGWGVAIAAFGFTHWLALAVLFLALAGACDITASIIRGTLIQTQTPDRLRGRLSAIQTMVVSNGPRLGNTEAGLVAAATSTQFSVVSGGLGCVVGMALIARLLPRFARYEFGSQEDELARQQT; from the coding sequence GTGGGGGTGTTCGTCGACATCGAGCCGCTTCGGCGCTACCCGGCCTTCCGGCGGCTTTGGGGCGGGGCCTTCATCTCCTCGATCGGCTCGCAGCTCAGCGTGGTCGCGATCGCCTACGAGGTGTACCACCTCACCGGCTCGAACCTCGACGTCGGCCTCGTCAGCCTCGCCCAGCTGATCCCGTCGATCGTCGGCTCCTTCGTCGGCGGCCCGATCGCCGACGCGATGGACCGCCACCGGCTGCTGCTCATCTGCGGCACCCTGCTCGCGGTGCTCTCGGTCGGCCAGGCTCTCGACGTCGCCCGCGCGCACCCCTCGGTGCCCCTCCTCTACCTGCTGGCGGGGACAGCGGCGCTCGTGCAGGCGGTGAACGCCCCCGCGCAGACGGCGATGATGATCTCGATCGTCGAGCGCGAGCACTTCGCCAAGGCGAACGCGCTGCGCCAGCTGAGCAACCAGGTCTCGAGCGTCGTCGGACCGACGATCGCCGGCCTGCTCATCTCCGCGTCGGGCGCGAAGCTCGCCTTCTCGGCGAACGCGCTCTCCTTCCTCGTCTCCATCGTCGCCGTCTACAGCGTCGGCGCGCGGCCGCCCCTCGGGGGGACGACCCGCTTCGGCTGGCGCTCGATCGTCGAGGGCTTCGCCTTCGTGAAGGCGCGCCCGGCGATCGCCGGCTCGTTCCTCGCCGACTTCAACGCGATGGTCCTCGGCATGCCGACGGCGCTCTTCCCGGCGATCGCGCTCCACCAGTTCCACGGCGGGGCGAGGACCGTCGGGCTGCTCTTCGCCGCGCCCGGCGTCGGCGCGATCCTCGGCGGCGCGCTCTCGGGATGGACCTCGATCGTCCGCCGCGCAGGCCTCTCCATCAGCCTCCTCAGCGCCGGCTGGGGGGTGGCGATCGCCGCCTTCGGCTTCACCCACTGGCTGGCGCTCGCCGTGCTGTTCCTCGCCCTCGCCGGCGCCTGCGACATCACCGCCTCGATCATCCGCGGCACCCTCATCCAGACCCAGACGCCCGATCGCCTGCGGGGGCGGCTGAGCGCGATCCAGACGATGGTCGTGAGCAACGGCCCCCGTCTCGGCAACACCGAGGCGGGCCTCGTCGCCGCCGCGACGAGCACCCAGTTCTCGGTCGTCTCGGGGGGGCTCGGCTGCGTCGTCGGGATGGCGCTCATCGCGCGGCTGCTGCCGCGCTTTGCCCGCTACGAGTTCGGCAGCCAAGAGGACGAGCTCGCCCGCCAGCAGACCTGA